CCGCCAACCAACGCTTGCGGCCACGGCACATCCGTAGGCCTCGGATCAGCAACTACGCCACGCTCCCCATTAACAGTAACCGCCTTGGCATATGGATCAACAGTGCTAACCTCCGTTCCGTCTGCGTGGCAAATCAAAAAAACATATTCTGCCCGAAGAAAATCTCCGGATATTTTAGTTGAATAAACACCATACTCATTAATAACCTGCATAGGGTAAATACACTTATCCCCGCCTCGGTAAATTATCAACTCTACCTTTTGCGCCGTCGGCGCCCACAGACGAAATTCAGTTGCTTCAGGATTATACCTAGTACCGAGCCAATCCTGCGTAGCATATTTTTTATCAAAATCGATCGTATAATTAAGTGCCGTCACAGTAGTTAACCTTTCCAATCCATTCAACCAGACATTAAAACAACCTTACCGCAAAAACATCAGTAAGGTTGTTCAGTCCGACATTAGTAAAATTTTGTTCAAAGCTCAATTGTTACCGCCGGCCGCCGTCGAAGAAGCCTTGGCAGCTCCATCAGAAGCAGGATTTGCGGCTGACGCAGACGGCATAACCGAAGGTTTAGCATTATTTTCAGCGGTTGCTGCAGCCTTTGAGGCCTCTATGATCTCAGCACCCGTCTTCGTGTTCTTAGCTAACTTATCAACAAAACACATACCAATTTTGCTTATATGAACTTTATATTGAGCATCATTAGCCTTCTTCTCAATATCTTCCTTTAAACGCTCGCTCTTAATAACTTGCTCCGCAGCTACATACCAAGCTTCTTTTGTTCCCTTTTCACCGTAGAACAAAATTTCGCAGCCCTTCTCAGTTTTTATCACAGTTTTATCGCCAGGCTTACGAGCAGGATCATCGATCCAGGCCGCCAAAGCTTGATCCAGCTTAGCGGTTGTCTGTTGCTGAATCCAATAAGCCTTGGCATTTTCACCATCTTCGGCCAACTTAGATCCAACAGCTTCCAAACTGTCCTTATCCTTAATTTCCGGCAAAACCTTTTCAGCGGTAGCCACCAAAGCTTCTTGGGCCTTTTTCTTCGCCTCTAAATCCTGCGCCGACTTTTTCTCAGAATCCGTCTTCATAGAGAACAGAATACGTCCGACCGCAGGATATTTATTAGTATCCTTATCTGCCTTTAAGAAATAAATTACCTGATAGTTATTCGGTCCGGCAAAAACTTCAATGTCCCCGGTCTTGCGTTCCGGTGCCATCAACCAATCAGAAATTTGCTTATTACCAATAGACGAACTGGGTACATTACTACGCAAAGTCTTCTTCGCGTCATCGTAGGCGGCTTTATCTTTTTCCTTGGCAAATTTCTTAGCCTGATTTATAAAGTCCTGCTCAGTTTTAACAGCTGCCTTAAACATGTCTACACTTTCCTTCATCTTGGACATGTTTTCGGCCTGTTTTTTCTGTAAAACACCGGGAGCCGCTTTCTTATCCTCTTCAGAAGGTTCAGGCAACGCAAAAACGAAGTTGCGATATGTTGCCTGTTTAAATTCACTCTCATGTTCCTTGTAGTATTTTTCAACATCTGAGGCCGGTACATCAATTGTATCCGGCAAGCTTACGGCATATTGCTCCGCCAGCATTATTTTTCCTACAATTTTACGCAAACCGTCAACAGTAACGCCACGCCCATAAACCTTAACCAGTTCATTCTCGACATCATTCAAATTCCCATAGTTCTTAACCAGCTGGTCAAATTGCTTATCGAGTTTCAATTTATTCTGTGCGCTCAACGTAACGCCCTTAGCTTCCGCACCGGCAAGTAAAATTTCTAAGCGTTGAATTTGCTTTTGTACTACTGAATCTAAGTATTCACCCCAAGTAAGATTCTCATACTCAGGAATACCGGTCAAGGCATTCATATCAAACTGACCGTTAGATCCCCTTGCAATGATGCCGCGCTTAGCATATTGCAAATATTGCTGATATGTTGAGTTATAAAAGTAGCTATACTCTAATGCGGATACGGATCTGCTCCCGACCTTCATCGGTGAGATAAATTTTTGAGGCAAGCCCAGCGCAAAAGTTCCCCAAGCCAAGACAGCGATTATAAGCACACAAGCGATAACCGGAAAAATTATCGATGTTGCCGTTTTTCTATTTTTAATCGGTTTCTTATCACCATCAGCAGTCTTCATTGCTGCTATACGCTCCTCACGCTCACGTCGTTGCGTTTCTTGCTTCCACTCTTCAACATTTTTCTTTTGATTTTTAGAATCCATGTTTTACCTCTCCATTCCGGCCTCGCCGGTTAAGTCAATAAAAAGCATACCCATTATATCTGAACGTGTCAATTCATAAAAAAGCTTTTCTTAGCTTTTCAGTTAACAAATAATTAACCAAATGATTTATAAGCTTCTATTATTTTTATCATTTTCAGTCATTTTCGCCAAGTTAAGTGCCACCCGTCCTGCTCTTCCTACTTTTGAAAGTTATCCGCCTTGTCGGAATTCTCCGCTTTGTCGGCCTTCTCCGCCTTGTCGGCCTTCTCCGGTTTGCCAGTCTTATCCGCCTTGCCGGCCTTCTCCGGTTTGCCGGCCTTCTCCAGCTTGTCGGCCTTCTCCGGTTTGCCGGCCTTCTCCGCTTTGTCGGCCTTCTCCGGCTTGCCGGCCTTCTCCGGCTTGTCGGCCTTCTCCAGTTTGCCAGTCTTCTCCGCCTTGTCGGCCTTCTCCGGCTTGCCAGTCTTATCCGCTTTGTCGGCCGTCTCCAGATTATCCAACTTGCCGAGGGTTTCCGCTTTATCCGAAACGTTAGCAGCAGCATTTTCGGATTCATTTGCCCTTGCGGATTTTCCTGAATCGTTGCGTTCTTTAGCTACATCTACAGACTCCAGCTTCTGCTGATATTCCGCTATTTCCATGGCTTTTAATTTTTCTTCAGGACTAACATCACTCTTTTCTGGTAGTTTTTCAGGTTGCTCTTCAGCCTCCCCCAAATGGGTTAAAACTAATTTAGATATTCGTTTCTCATCCATTTCCTTTACATAAAAATTAACATCACCTTCACGCACGCTTGGATGCTCATCTTCATCAGGAATTCTATCAAGCAAGTTAATAACATACCCACCCATGGTGTCACAATCATCTTCGCTGTTATCCAATTTAAACCACGGAATTTGCTCACTCACATCATCCGGAGCAGCCAATCCATCGACTGTATAAGAACCGTCGGCGTTGGCAACGATTTCAGCGTCTTCCTCATCGTATTCATCCTGAATATTTCCTACCAGCTCTTCCAAGATATCTTCAATGGTTATAATACCCGCGGTACCACCATACTCGTCTATTACAATCGCCATCTGCACATGATTTTTTTGCATCTCTCTAAATAGTGCATCAATAGACTTCTTTTCCGGCGTAACAAACGGCTGACGAATTAAATCTTTTAATGCAAAATCCTGCTTTTTGTGCTTCGCCATAAAACTAAGCATATCCTTTACATGAAGAATGCCTACAATATCGTCAATATTCTCATCATAAACCGGAATTCGACTAAAACGCTCATCACAACAAACTTTTAAAGTTTGTTCAATGTCAGCATCCAAAGGGAGAGCTTCAACATTTGTTCTATGCGTCATTATCTCCGAAACTTCAGTATCATTAAATTCAAAAACATTATCAATAAGTTCCTTTTCCGTGTTCTCAATGTTACCCGTTTCGTTAGAAGCATCAACCATCAGCCTAATTTCATCTTCGGTAACGGCAGTTTCACTGTAATTAGGGTCTAACCCCATCAGCCGCAAAATCAGATTAGTAGAAATAGATAACAATTTAGTAAAAGGCAGCAAAATTATATTAAAGAAACTTAAAACTCCGCCTACCCCAATTGCAATTCCTTCAGGATTATGCATCGCCAAGCGTTTAGGCACGAGTTCACCCAGCACCAGGGAAAAATAAGAAAGAACAACGGTAATTATCACCATTGAGGCCGTGCGCAACCAATGAACTTGACCCGAAGGATCAAATATCACCGCTAAACGTTCGGCAAATTTATCTGAAGCCAAGGCAGCTGAAAAGAAGCCCGCAAAAGTCACGCCTACTTGAATAGTCGCCAGAAAGCTACTGGGATTCTTTATAAGCTTAAGCAATTTATTTGCAGCCTTATCACCTTCCTCAGCCAATTTCCTTATTTTGTTGTTATTCAATGACACTATTGAAAATTCCGTTGCTGAAAAAAAGCCATTAATCAAAATTAAAATAATTAAGACTATAATATCAAGCCACCAATAACTCACATCCGCTTTAAGAACAAATGATAATTTGTTTAAAATGAACCTTATACTGTCGCCGTCCTCCACAAATTTTCTCCTTATACAAACACATTAAAACTATTGCAACTAAATGAGATAATTATACTAAATCTCGTTTATCTAGTCACGTATGTAGCCAAAATTTAATATAGCTTTCTTGTCTATATTGGTTCCTCAATTTCATTTGTATTCAAAGCAGCCACAATTGCCTCCCCGGCACATTTCATGTACGCAATATCATAGTTTGGTTCAAGATAGTATTCTTTAAGTGCAAGCAAATCATCCCAAATATTATTTAATACTGATTGAGGTTTACGTTTCCCTAAGCCAAACAAAACTGAAGTGTATTTTTTACTTGATTTGCATAGTGAAATGTATAAATAAACAAGATTTACTACTTCATCTTTAAATGAGCTCATAGTTACTTTATTTTTTTGCAAGAAAACTACCAAACTCTCTAAGTTTTTACCGGCAACTTTTTTGCTGCTAAAATTGCTTTGTTTACTACAGTTTATGAGTATATTCAATAGGTAAAGTCCTTTGTCCGCCATAACCGTGTTTTTATTTTTTATTTGAGGAATATCAGCTAATTTTATACTGAATCTTTTTTCGAAGAGAATTTTGCGACTCTCAAAATCCTCCAATGTTTGAGCCATTTTTTCTAATAAACCTTGACCTCTCTCTAGGCCATATAAACAATGCAGCTCCCTGTATATCCATGCTTCGCGCGGATTATCAGCTATTGCTATATATTCATTGGTTAACTTATATCCGCATCTCCCACAAAAAGTAACCGCAAACTCGTTTTTATTTGAGTTTGCATTTGTGCTTAGATTTGCGCTTAGATTTCTGTTAACATCTCCATTCACAGCTGTTTGTTCTGTTCTAACAATTTGTACGTTTCCACCGCAACGCGGACACTCAACTATTTTCACTTTAACACCTTCTCTTTTAACTTCACCTTCAGCTATCAGTTTTCTTAACGCTCCTTCAATTGAACTTACACTTAGTGATGGGCAAAGTTCTATAATATCTTGCTTAGTAAACCTTCCAAGTTTTTGTAAAGCCGCTTTTCTAACTAGTTCAACGATAGGAAACTTTTCTTCTTACAACTAGTTTTATCCCTTGAAATATAGCGCATTTTAAGGGATAATTCAATAATTAAGGGGAAAGATGTCATCCATCTACTGCCCATATTCAATTAATCGGTATCGTTAGAGATACCTTAAGCCCACCGTGTTTGCTCTTACTTATCGCAGCCGTTCCGTTATGAGATCTAATAATCTGCTGAACAATCAGCAAACCCAAACCATGCCGTTGCTCTGCAGTACTTGTATCGCAAATCATATAGTGCGGTGCATGATTAAGCTTTTCGATCTTTTCATCTGAAGCCCCTATACCGTTATCTTCAACACAAATAATACAATTATCATTATTTGCAGCAACGGATACATAAATCGTACACCCGTTTTCATTATGAGATATGCTGTTCTGAATAAGATTAGATATTGCTCGTTTTAATAAATCTTTGTCTACATTAGTATTGCAAACAGTAAATTCTGCGTCCGTTTCCCATTTAATCGAAAACTCATCTTGCATACCCATATTCATAAAGTCCACAACAACTTGCCTAACAACAGCAACAACATTTTCTTCTTTTTTCATAATTGGTTGCATATTGTATTCAAGTTTTGAAGCCAGATTAAGGTCATTAATCAAATTCTTCATTCTGGCACTTTGCTTAATAATCATCGTCGCTTTTTTACGATCTTCTTGCGAAATATGGAGAGAATTTTCTAGCTGTCCCGCATACCCCATAACCATAGATAACGGCGTACGAATATCATGCGAAACCCCAGCTATCCAATTCGCTCTTGCTGTCTCCCTTTTCCTCAATTGTTCTTTTTGTATTTGCAAAATATCGGAAGCAGAATTTATGTTAGATGAAATTTCTGAAAGCGCTCCTGTTTCTGGAATATGCACGCTTTCTCCACTAGATAAACGTTGTATACCTTTTGTAATCGGATTAATTGATTTTAGTAGTTTTATATTAGCTATTAAATAAATTCCAAGAATAACCAAAACGTTGATAAATAATCCGCCTAAAACAATCTGCGGAAAATTTGAGATTAAACTGTAGTTCCAACTTGCTCGCGTATGTTTCCAAAAGCTGTTGTGCGGAAATCCGACTACAACAACTCCATCCTTATTTTTGCCAGTGTAAGTTGGATAACCCTCAATGTAGCCGGCACTCAAATTAGCTATATCAGACAAAGTATAGTTGTTTGGAATACCTGCAGGGACATTTTCTGTTTTCCATACGACTTTCAACGTATTATTATCAATCAAAATTGCCCATGCGCCAGAATTTGTCAATTTGGAAGACATATTTTTTGATAATGCATAATCCCCACTTGCGGATAATTGCAACGCTTCTCCCGTCTCTTTTGCTATGCTATAAGGAGACATCTCTTTACCGGGTGCGTAATTTCCTATAAGTACAATAAACGCAATAACATTCATTAATACTATAAGCACAGAGCTTAGTAGAAAAATACTTATAAAGCGTTGTATTAGTTTTGGTATGCTTTTCATTCTGCTTTACTCCACAATGAGCTTATATCCTAAGCCTTTAACTGTTACTAAAGAAACAGGCTGCGATGGATTGAGTTCTATTTTTTCTCTGATACGACGTATATGTGCCATTAAAGAATTTTCATATCCAAAAGGATTAGCTCCCCATGCAGCTTCACACAGTGCATCAATTGTCACAATGCATCCAGCATTTCTATAAAGTGCAGAAAGTAAATCATATTCTTTGGCTGTAAGCGGAATATGTTCGTTATTTTTTATTACTTGGGCAGAAGAAAAATCAATCTGACTATTCTTCAGTTTAACAATGGGATTTTCGCTCTTGTAGCTTCGTCTTAAAATTGCCATAATGCGAAACGTTAGTTCTTTTGGAAGAAACGGCTTTACAATATAATCGTCTGCTCCTAAGTCAAATCCCTTAAACTTATCTTCATCTTCACCGCAAGCAGTAAGGAATAAAATAGGACAATCACTATATTGTTTTATCTGCTTCATTAACTCAAACCCATTACCGTCGGGGAGCATAACATCAAGGATTGCTAATTCCGGACGTATTTTTTGTGTTGCTTCTACGGCATCTCTTATACTTTTTGCAGTCGTTATATTATAAAAACCGTATTCGTTTAATATGGATACAACCATATCTAGAAGTTCCTGCTCATCATCAACAAGCAGCAGATGTTTGTTCAATAAATAATCATTCCGATTCATGGAGAGCCCCCCTAATATATATTATGCCATGTAAATATTCATTTTTTGACCTCGCATAAAAATGTAAGGTAGATGTAAGGTTAAGAGAATGTTGTCGAAAGGTTGATGCAATATCATAAATCCTGAAAGGAGATATTGCCATGAACAATATTGTTACAACAGAACATTTAACCAAAAAATACAAATCATTTATTGCTGTTAATGATGTTTCACTTCATATTCGCAAAGGTAGCATTTACGGCTTTCTTGGGCCAAATGGAGCTGGAAAATCTACAACAATGAAAATGCTCCTAGGGCTTACGGCTCCAACAAAAGGTGTATTTACAATCGATGGAAAGCGTTTTCCTGCCGACCGCATACCTATTTTGAAAGAAATAGGCTCGTTTATTGAATCACCATCTTTCTATGCAAATCTAACAGGTAGAGAAAATCTTGACATTATACGCCGCATTTTAGAACTACCTAAGCGTGCAGTTGATGACGCATTAGAATTAGTAGGTCTTTCTGAGTTTGGAGACCGTCTTGCCAAAAAATATTCGCTTGGCATGAAGCAAAGGCTTGGTCTTGCCGGAGCATTGCTTGGTAGACCACCTATTTTAATTTTAGATGAGCCAACAAATGGACTCGATCCATCTGGCATACACGAAATCCGAAATCTGATTAAGTCGCTGCCATATCTTTACGATTGCACGATTCTTATTTCTTCTCATATGCTATCCGAAATTGAGCTTATTGCAGATGATATTGGAATACTTAATCACGGACACTTGTTATTTGAAGGTAGTTTAGATGAACTACGACAGCATGCATTACGATCTGGTTTTGCTTCCGACAAATTGGAAGATATGTTCCTATCCATGATTGATGAAAACAATAAGATCAGGAAGCAGAGTGCAAGACTATGAAAACGCTTGTAATCGAACTAAAAAAATGCAAGAGAACTGGCTTTATAGCTCTTATGATTGCTATTGGCGTTATGGGTGCAGCGTACGCTTTTGTGAATTTCATTGTACGAAAAAATACATTATTAAACCTGCCTTTAGCTCCTATGGATATTCTTCTTACACAGCTTTACGGCATGATTATGGTGTTAAACATGTTTGGCATAATAGTCGCCGCATGCATTATCTACAACATGGAATTTAAGGGAAATGCAGTAAAAAAGATGCATATGCTACCCATGAGCGTTCCTGCTATGTACCTATGCAAATTTATGCTGCTGACTGTCCTATTACTAATCGCTATTTGCATACAAAATTTAGCACTTGCCAAAATCGGTGCAACAGATTTGCCACAAGGTACGTTTAATGTAAGTACTCTTATATCTTTTGCTGCATATTCATTTATTACGTCAATGCCTGTATTGTCCTTTATGATTTTTGTATCATCACGATTTGAAAACATGTGGGTGACGCTTGGAATTGGTGTAGCAGGATTTTTAAGCGGCCTGGCATTGGCTTCGTCAGACATAGTGCTTTTTATGGCATCACCTTTTATCGTCATGTTAAAACCGGCAGTTGCCATGAGTGCGCAGCCTAATATTACGGTCGTAACCGTATCAATAGTTGAAACACTTCTGTTCTTATGTTCTGGATTGTGGACAGCTAAGAACCTGCACTACGAATAAGGAGATTATGAAAATGAGATTTTTTGAACTTCTTAGAATCGAATTTAAGAAAGTAAAGCGTAGTAAAATTATTCCTTTGATTTTTATTGCCCCACTAATTGTGGTTGGATCCGGGGTAGCAAGCCTTCATAGATACTTCACTCCAGAATATACAAATGCATGGGCTGCTATGTTTATTCAAAGCGCATTAGTCTATTCATACTATTTGCTTCCTCTTAGTATGATTGTTATTTGTGTGATGATTGCAGGACGAGAAACAAGCAATAACGGAATACTTAAAATGCTGGCACTACCTGTTAGCCGACACGCGATTTCTGCTGCAAAATTTTGCGTACTGTTATTTTATTTGCTTATGGAAATGGTCGTATTTTTTGCTGTATTCGTTATAGCAGGACTGTTTGCAACCAGAAGCACAGGAGTTACAGAAACGCTCCCAATTATGTATCTACTAAAATGGTGTTTAGATCTGTTTTTGACTATGATTCCAAGCGTAATAGTCATGTGGGCGATTACTGTACTTTTTGAAAAATCAATGTTATCCATTGGATTAAATATACTTCTTGTAATTCCTGGCATATTAATAGCAAATACTCCACTTTGGATAGGTTATCCTTATTGTTACAGCGGATATATGGTTTCCCGCTCTCTGCATGCAGTTACATCAACAGGATTAGGAAACGGATTTAATCTTATACCATTTTTACCATGTGCAATTGCGATATCTTTGTTCGTTTTTTTGATAGCAATAACACAATTTGGCAAAAAAGAAATGAGATAACAAAAGATACTCCCTTGTCTAAATTGATATGTACCCTCTTTACTGGACAGACCCGTAAGGAGGGTACATATCAGATCCAAAACATATACTAAATCATACTTTTCAACTTTTTACCAAGCTTCAGATAAAAGGAAATCACGAATATTCCTGTGCTTAATACCGTTCCGGCTCATGTCAAACTCATCGAGAGAAACAACGTATTTCGGGAAATTATCGCGAATAGCATCATACACTCCAAACTCCCGCCTCACCGTTTCTTCTGAAGCAAGCAAATAAGTGACCTGAACATATAGTTTTTCACCGTGCGTACTGCATACAAAGTCAATTTCTTTGTCACCCATTCTGCCAACAGTCACTTCATAACCTCGGCGAAGCAATTCCAAATAGACAATATTTTCCAAAATGAGATTAATATCTCGCATATTGCCACCAAAAATAGCCTCGCGTATACCATGATCAGCAATATAATACTTTTCATTAGAAGAAAGAACCTGCCTGCCCTGCAAATCCTCTCTCTTAACCTGATAAAACAAATACGCATCACAACAGTATTTTATATAGTTCAAAATCGTTTCTGGAGCGACAATACGATGCTCGCTTTTTAAAAACTTTGCAAGAGACGTTGCAGAAAAAGTCGTTCCAACATTAACAATCACATAAGCAATAATTCGTTCAAGCAAATCAACATCACGAATTTTATTACGTTTTACAATATCCTTAAGCTGAACCGAATTAAACAAATCATGAAGATACTGCTTAGACGGCGCATCTATATAACGCAGATTCGCAAGATAAGGCATGCCTCCAACGAGCAGGTATTCGTTAAAACACTGCTGATTAGATGCATCAGGGTTAACAGAGCGATATAACTCAATAAACTCCTCAAAAGAAAAAGGATATATCACAAACTCCACATATCTACCACCCAAATAAGTCACAAGCTCACCAGACAGCAACTTTGCATTCGACCCAGTAATGTAAATATCGCAATCCAGCGAAACACGTAGAGAATTGATACACTTTTCCCAATCTTTAACCTCCTGAATCTCATCGAAAAAG
This is a stretch of genomic DNA from Mageeibacillus indolicus UPII9-5. It encodes these proteins:
- a CDS encoding hemolysin family protein, whose amino-acid sequence is MEDGDSIRFILNKLSFVLKADVSYWWLDIIVLIILILINGFFSATEFSIVSLNNNKIRKLAEEGDKAANKLLKLIKNPSSFLATIQVGVTFAGFFSAALASDKFAERLAVIFDPSGQVHWLRTASMVIITVVLSYFSLVLGELVPKRLAMHNPEGIAIGVGGVLSFFNIILLPFTKLLSISTNLILRLMGLDPNYSETAVTEDEIRLMVDASNETGNIENTEKELIDNVFEFNDTEVSEIMTHRTNVEALPLDADIEQTLKVCCDERFSRIPVYDENIDDIVGILHVKDMLSFMAKHKKQDFALKDLIRQPFVTPEKKSIDALFREMQKNHVQMAIVIDEYGGTAGIITIEDILEELVGNIQDEYDEEDAEIVANADGSYTVDGLAAPDDVSEQIPWFKLDNSEDDCDTMGGYVINLLDRIPDEDEHPSVREGDVNFYVKEMDEKRISKLVLTHLGEAEEQPEKLPEKSDVSPEEKLKAMEIAEYQQKLESVDVAKERNDSGKSARANESENAAANVSDKAETLGKLDNLETADKADKTGKPEKADKAEKTGKLEKADKPEKAGKPEKADKAEKAGKPEKADKLEKAGKPEKAGKADKTGKPEKADKAEKADKAENSDKADNFQK
- a CDS encoding DUF6553 family protein gives rise to the protein MKIVECPRCGGNVQIVRTEQTAVNGDVNRNLSANLSTNANSNKNEFAVTFCGRCGYKLTNEYIAIADNPREAWIYRELHCLYGLERGQGLLEKMAQTLEDFESRKILFEKRFSIKLADIPQIKNKNTVMADKGLYLLNILINCSKQSNFSSKKVAGKNLESLVVFLQKNKVTMSSFKDEVVNLVYLYISLCKSSKKYTSVLFGLGKRKPQSVLNNIWDDLLALKEYYLEPNYDIAYMKCAGEAIVAALNTNEIEEPI
- a CDS encoding sensor histidine kinase encodes the protein MKSIPKLIQRFISIFLLSSVLIVLMNVIAFIVLIGNYAPGKEMSPYSIAKETGEALQLSASGDYALSKNMSSKLTNSGAWAILIDNNTLKVVWKTENVPAGIPNNYTLSDIANLSAGYIEGYPTYTGKNKDGVVVVGFPHNSFWKHTRASWNYSLISNFPQIVLGGLFINVLVILGIYLIANIKLLKSINPITKGIQRLSSGESVHIPETGALSEISSNINSASDILQIQKEQLRKRETARANWIAGVSHDIRTPLSMVMGYAGQLENSLHISQEDRKKATMIIKQSARMKNLINDLNLASKLEYNMQPIMKKEENVVAVVRQVVVDFMNMGMQDEFSIKWETDAEFTVCNTNVDKDLLKRAISNLIQNSISHNENGCTIYVSVAANNDNCIICVEDNGIGASDEKIEKLNHAPHYMICDTSTAEQRHGLGLLIVQQIIRSHNGTAAISKSKHGGLKVSLTIPIN
- a CDS encoding response regulator transcription factor, producing MNRNDYLLNKHLLLVDDEQELLDMVVSILNEYGFYNITTAKSIRDAVEATQKIRPELAILDVMLPDGNGFELMKQIKQYSDCPILFLTACGEDEDKFKGFDLGADDYIVKPFLPKELTFRIMAILRRSYKSENPIVKLKNSQIDFSSAQVIKNNEHIPLTAKEYDLLSALYRNAGCIVTIDALCEAAWGANPFGYENSLMAHIRRIREKIELNPSQPVSLVTVKGLGYKLIVE
- a CDS encoding ABC transporter ATP-binding protein — its product is MNNIVTTEHLTKKYKSFIAVNDVSLHIRKGSIYGFLGPNGAGKSTTMKMLLGLTAPTKGVFTIDGKRFPADRIPILKEIGSFIESPSFYANLTGRENLDIIRRILELPKRAVDDALELVGLSEFGDRLAKKYSLGMKQRLGLAGALLGRPPILILDEPTNGLDPSGIHEIRNLIKSLPYLYDCTILISSHMLSEIELIADDIGILNHGHLLFEGSLDELRQHALRSGFASDKLEDMFLSMIDENNKIRKQSARL
- a CDS encoding ABC transporter permease gives rise to the protein MKTLVIELKKCKRTGFIALMIAIGVMGAAYAFVNFIVRKNTLLNLPLAPMDILLTQLYGMIMVLNMFGIIVAACIIYNMEFKGNAVKKMHMLPMSVPAMYLCKFMLLTVLLLIAICIQNLALAKIGATDLPQGTFNVSTLISFAAYSFITSMPVLSFMIFVSSRFENMWVTLGIGVAGFLSGLALASSDIVLFMASPFIVMLKPAVAMSAQPNITVVTVSIVETLLFLCSGLWTAKNLHYE
- a CDS encoding ABC transporter permease translates to MRFFELLRIEFKKVKRSKIIPLIFIAPLIVVGSGVASLHRYFTPEYTNAWAAMFIQSALVYSYYLLPLSMIVICVMIAGRETSNNGILKMLALPVSRHAISAAKFCVLLFYLLMEMVVFFAVFVIAGLFATRSTGVTETLPIMYLLKWCLDLFLTMIPSVIVMWAITVLFEKSMLSIGLNILLVIPGILIANTPLWIGYPYCYSGYMVSRSLHAVTSTGLGNGFNLIPFLPCAIAISLFVFLIAITQFGKKEMR
- a CDS encoding ATP-binding protein; its protein translation is MIKRELYMSRIRPFIGTDLIKVMTGIRRCGKSVMLELIQQEITESGVSSTQFISINFEDMCYSHLLTAQALNDEIVKRAKEIGGKVYLFFDEIQEVKDWEKCINSLRVSLDCDIYITGSNAKLLSGELVTYLGGRYVEFVIYPFSFEEFIELYRSVNPDASNQQCFNEYLLVGGMPYLANLRYIDAPSKQYLHDLFNSVQLKDIVKRNKIRDVDLLERIIAYVIVNVGTTFSATSLAKFLKSEHRIVAPETILNYIKYCCDAYLFYQVKREDLQGRQVLSSNEKYYIADHGIREAIFGGNMRDINLILENIVYLELLRRGYEVTVGRMGDKEIDFVCSTHGEKLYVQVTYLLASEETVRREFGVYDAIRDNFPKYVVSLDEFDMSRNGIKHRNIRDFLLSEAW